The following proteins are encoded in a genomic region of Bosea beijingensis:
- a CDS encoding 5-formyltetrahydrofolate cyclo-ligase, with protein MTTTSDTLVTPSPRKAILRAEALARRDALDLDNRLEWDAGIAAHALSLPVWKGSSGPVSAYWPMRSEADPRPILEALRERGLPLCLPAIVEKRMVFRRWAPYEPIVPGGFGTLVPTPDQSELNPAILLVPLAAFDRRGYRIGYGKGYYDRALTELGPTVSIGIGYAAQEVDAVPDEPHDRRLDWIVTEREAIRCG; from the coding sequence ATGACGACGACGTCCGACACGCTGGTCACGCCCTCCCCGCGCAAGGCGATCCTCCGCGCCGAGGCGCTGGCCCGCCGCGACGCGCTCGATCTCGACAACCGGCTGGAATGGGATGCCGGGATCGCAGCCCATGCGCTGAGCCTGCCCGTCTGGAAGGGCAGCAGCGGCCCGGTTTCCGCCTATTGGCCGATGCGCTCGGAGGCCGATCCCCGCCCGATCCTCGAAGCCCTTCGCGAGCGCGGATTGCCGCTCTGCCTGCCGGCGATCGTCGAGAAGCGCATGGTCTTCCGGCGCTGGGCGCCCTATGAACCGATCGTGCCCGGTGGCTTCGGCACGCTGGTTCCCACGCCCGACCAGTCTGAGCTGAACCCTGCGATCCTGCTCGTGCCGCTCGCTGCCTTCGACCGGCGCGGCTACCGTATCGGCTACGGCAAGGGCTATTACGACCGTGCTCTGACCGAGCTCGGCCCGACCGTCAGCATCGGCATCGGTTACGCCGCACAGGAGGTCGACGCCGTCCCGGACGAACCGCATGACCGGCGCCTCGACTGGATCGTGACCGAGCGCGAAGCGATTCGTTGCGGTTGA
- a CDS encoding YebC/PmpR family DNA-binding transcriptional regulator, producing MAGHSQFKNIMHRKGKQDAVRSKLFSKLAREITVAAKLGMPDINMNPRLRMAVLAARAENMPKDNIQRAINKAAGGEGDNYDEVRYEGYGPGGAAVIVEALTDNRNRTASAVRSYFTKSGGALGESNSVSFMFNRVGEISYSSEAGDADKVMEAAIEAGADDVISDENGHTILCAFDALNEVSKALEASLGAPASAKPVWRPTTSAPLDEDKAASMMRLMEALDNDDDVQNVFANFEIADDIMAKLSA from the coding sequence ATGGCCGGCCATTCACAGTTCAAGAACATCATGCACCGCAAGGGCAAGCAGGATGCCGTGCGCTCCAAGCTGTTCTCGAAACTGGCCCGCGAAATCACCGTCGCCGCCAAGCTGGGCATGCCCGACATCAACATGAACCCGCGCCTGCGCATGGCCGTGCTTGCCGCGCGCGCCGAGAACATGCCCAAGGACAACATCCAGCGCGCCATCAACAAGGCCGCCGGCGGCGAAGGCGACAACTATGACGAGGTCCGTTACGAGGGCTACGGCCCGGGCGGCGCCGCCGTCATCGTCGAGGCGCTGACCGACAACCGCAACCGCACCGCTTCCGCCGTGCGCTCCTACTTCACCAAGTCGGGCGGTGCGCTGGGCGAGAGCAACTCCGTCTCCTTCATGTTCAACCGCGTCGGCGAGATCAGCTACTCGTCCGAGGCCGGCGACGCCGACAAGGTGATGGAAGCCGCGATCGAGGCCGGCGCCGACGATGTGATCTCGGACGAGAACGGCCACACCATCCTCTGCGCCTTCGATGCTCTGAACGAGGTCTCCAAGGCGCTCGAAGCGTCGCTGGGTGCTCCGGCCTCTGCCAAGCCCGTCTGGCGCCCGACGACGAGCGCCCCGCTCGACGAAGACAAGGCCGCCTCGATGATGCGTTTGATGGAAGCCCTCGACAACGACGACGACGTCCAGAACGTCTTCGCCAATTTCGAGATCGCCGACGACATCATGGCCAAGCTCAGCGCCTGA
- a CDS encoding sulfite exporter TauE/SafE family protein: MSSILSSFMPGVSADGIAVLLAATLLGGLVRGFTGFGFAMVFMPLASVVLGPVAALGLIWFIDLPFALPIAARSARTAEWREILPLLLTATLALPAGIWLLIWLDRETMRWVLATLVLIAVALMASGWRYHGRPTIPLSLGVGALSGLFNGMASIGGMPLAVFWLGAQRNDRHKTRANLQAFFGVSTLISGAVLWWKGILTGGALLMAVPLFAVYGIGLWAGTHGFRLASEETFRRGAYLVIFLSALISLPLWDVVIGR, encoded by the coding sequence ATGTCCTCGATCCTGTCTTCCTTCATGCCGGGCGTCAGCGCCGACGGCATCGCCGTCCTGCTGGCCGCGACGCTGCTCGGCGGGCTGGTGCGCGGCTTCACCGGCTTCGGCTTCGCCATGGTGTTCATGCCGCTGGCCTCGGTCGTGCTCGGGCCGGTCGCGGCGCTGGGCCTGATCTGGTTCATCGATCTGCCCTTCGCATTGCCGATCGCGGCCCGCAGCGCCAGGACGGCCGAATGGCGCGAAATCCTGCCGCTGCTGCTGACTGCGACGCTGGCGCTGCCTGCCGGCATCTGGCTGCTGATCTGGCTCGACCGCGAGACGATGCGCTGGGTGCTGGCCACGCTGGTGCTGATCGCGGTCGCATTGATGGCGTCGGGCTGGCGCTATCACGGGCGACCGACGATCCCGCTTTCGCTCGGTGTCGGCGCGCTGTCCGGGCTGTTCAACGGCATGGCCTCGATCGGTGGCATGCCGCTCGCCGTGTTCTGGCTCGGCGCCCAGCGCAACGACCGGCACAAGACGCGGGCCAACCTGCAGGCCTTCTTCGGCGTCTCGACGCTGATCAGCGGCGCGGTGCTATGGTGGAAGGGAATCCTGACCGGAGGCGCCTTGCTGATGGCAGTGCCACTCTTCGCCGTCTACGGCATCGGGCTCTGGGCCGGCACCCATGGCTTCCGGCTGGCCTCGGAGGAGACGTTCCGGCGCGGGGCCTATCTGGTGATCTTTCTCAGCGCGCTGATCAGCCTGCCGCTCTGGGACGTGGTGATCGGGCGGTAG
- a CDS encoding GNAT family N-acetyltransferase: MSETPDELQLRVVTDKTELCRIMLASWGSQSMMIDLHVYDVAEIDALGLYEPSGRTAALASWTLRGDTAYLCALHSLRPGEGVAIQMLDAVIFAARKAGAKKLKAMLTNDNMPGMTFYQRRGFRLSGLYLEAIDAYRSVVPDIIKTGYKDIPIHDAIELEIVL, translated from the coding sequence GTGAGCGAAACGCCCGACGAGCTTCAATTGCGCGTCGTCACCGACAAGACCGAGCTCTGCCGCATCATGCTGGCGAGCTGGGGCTCGCAGAGCATGATGATCGACCTCCACGTCTATGACGTCGCCGAGATCGACGCGCTCGGCCTCTACGAGCCTTCGGGCCGCACCGCGGCGCTGGCGAGCTGGACGCTCCGTGGCGACACCGCCTATCTCTGCGCGCTCCATTCGTTGAGGCCCGGCGAAGGTGTCGCGATCCAGATGCTCGACGCCGTCATCTTCGCGGCGCGCAAGGCCGGCGCCAAGAAGCTCAAGGCGATGCTGACCAATGACAACATGCCGGGCATGACCTTCTACCAGCGCCGCGGCTTCCGCCTCTCGGGCCTTTATCTCGAGGCGATCGACGCCTATCGCTCGGTCGTGCCTGATATCATCAAGACGGGGTACAAGGACATTCCGATTCACGACGCCATCGAGCTGGAGATCGTGCTGTGA
- the ruvA gene encoding Holliday junction branch migration protein RuvA yields MIGKLKGLIDSYGEDHVIIDVQGVGYVVQCSARTLQRLPQPGEAAALSIETHVREDAIRLYGFMSDNERDWFRLMQVVQGVGAKVALAILSTLDPGGLATAIATNDKAAIARAPGVGPKLAQRLCAELKDKAPAFGHIDPGVVQLSGALEDRKLPQPIADAVSALANLGYPQAQAVAAVAAAAKAAGDGAGTAQLIKLGLKELAK; encoded by the coding sequence ATGATCGGCAAGCTTAAGGGCCTGATCGATTCCTATGGCGAGGACCACGTCATCATCGACGTGCAGGGCGTCGGCTATGTCGTGCAGTGCTCGGCGCGCACGCTCCAGCGCCTGCCCCAGCCCGGCGAGGCTGCCGCGCTCTCGATCGAGACCCATGTCCGCGAGGATGCGATCCGCCTCTACGGCTTCATGTCCGACAATGAGCGCGACTGGTTCCGCCTGATGCAGGTCGTGCAGGGCGTCGGCGCCAAGGTCGCGCTGGCGATCCTCTCGACGCTCGATCCGGGTGGGCTCGCTACTGCCATCGCCACCAACGACAAGGCTGCGATCGCGCGCGCTCCGGGCGTCGGCCCCAAGCTGGCGCAGCGCCTCTGCGCCGAGCTCAAGGACAAGGCCCCGGCCTTCGGCCATATCGATCCGGGCGTGGTCCAGCTCTCCGGCGCGCTGGAGGACAGGAAGCTGCCGCAGCCGATCGCCGACGCCGTGTCCGCGCTCGCCAATCTCGGCTATCCTCAGGCCCAGGCGGTGGCCGCCGTGGCGGCTGCGGCCAAGGCCGCCGGCGATGGGGCCGGCACGGCCCAGCTCATCAAGCTGGGCCTGAAGGAACTGGCCAAGTGA
- the ftsH gene encoding ATP-dependent zinc metalloprotease FtsH, which produces MNPNFRNFALWVVIFLLVLALVTLFQSPSQRASTNEIPYSQLINEAEAGRVSNVVVAGQEISGSFSDGRNFVTYAPYGDPNLLKTMAQKGVQVSAKAPSEGTPWFMALLVNSLPFVIFIGLWIFMSRQMQNGAGRAMGFGKSKAKLLTEAHGRVTFEDVAGIDEAKEDLQEIVEFLRDPQKFQRLGGRIPRGVLLVGPPGTGKTLTARAVAGEANVPFFTISGSDFVEMFVGVGASRVRDMFEQAKKNAPCIIFIDEIDAVGRHRGAGLGGGNDEREQTLNQLLVEMDGFEPNEGVIIIAATNRPDVLDPALLRPGRFDRQIVVPNPDVAGREKILRVHVRKVPMAPDVDLKILARGTPGFSGADLMNLVNEAALLAARRGKRMVTHGEFEDAKDKVMMGAERKSMAMSEEEKKLTAYHEAGHAIVGLYVPAGIPVHKATIIPRGRALGMVKFLPEGDRYSMKFKEFTSQLAVAMGGRVAEEITFGRENVTSGATGDIQQATKMAKAMVTQMGYSAELGMVAYGDNQEEVFLGMSMGRSQSLSEATAQKIDAEVKRLVDEGYADAKKILTDHHEEFVAVAEALLEFETLTGEEIRDLIAGKRPSRDLDDTPHAPRGSAVPSAGKGRKRGEPDAGLEPQPQG; this is translated from the coding sequence ATGAATCCGAATTTTCGTAATTTTGCCCTCTGGGTGGTGATCTTCCTGCTGGTTCTGGCGCTGGTCACCCTGTTCCAGAGCCCGAGTCAGCGCGCCAGCACCAATGAAATCCCGTATAGCCAGTTGATCAACGAGGCCGAGGCCGGACGCGTGTCGAACGTCGTCGTCGCCGGCCAGGAGATTTCCGGCTCCTTCTCGGATGGTCGCAACTTCGTGACCTATGCGCCCTATGGCGACCCGAACCTCCTGAAGACCATGGCCCAGAAGGGTGTGCAGGTCTCGGCCAAGGCGCCGTCGGAAGGCACGCCCTGGTTCATGGCGCTGCTGGTCAACTCGCTGCCCTTCGTCATCTTCATCGGCCTGTGGATCTTCATGTCCCGCCAGATGCAGAATGGCGCCGGCCGGGCGATGGGCTTCGGCAAGTCCAAGGCCAAGCTCCTGACCGAGGCGCATGGCCGCGTAACCTTCGAGGATGTCGCGGGCATCGACGAGGCCAAGGAAGATTTGCAGGAGATCGTCGAATTCCTGCGCGACCCGCAGAAGTTCCAGCGGCTGGGCGGTCGTATTCCGCGCGGCGTGCTGCTCGTCGGCCCTCCCGGTACGGGTAAGACCCTGACCGCGCGCGCCGTCGCGGGCGAGGCGAATGTGCCGTTCTTCACGATCTCGGGCTCCGATTTCGTCGAGATGTTCGTCGGCGTCGGCGCCAGCCGCGTCCGCGACATGTTCGAGCAGGCCAAGAAGAACGCGCCCTGCATCATCTTCATCGACGAGATCGACGCGGTCGGCCGCCATCGCGGCGCCGGTCTCGGCGGCGGTAACGACGAGCGCGAGCAGACGCTGAACCAGCTCCTCGTGGAGATGGACGGATTCGAGCCGAACGAGGGCGTGATCATCATCGCCGCGACGAACCGTCCCGACGTGCTCGACCCCGCGCTGCTGCGTCCGGGCCGCTTCGACCGCCAGATCGTCGTCCCGAATCCGGACGTCGCCGGCCGCGAGAAGATCCTGCGCGTCCATGTTCGCAAGGTGCCTATGGCGCCGGATGTCGACCTCAAGATCCTCGCCCGCGGTACGCCCGGCTTCTCGGGCGCCGACCTGATGAACCTCGTCAACGAGGCGGCGCTGCTGGCGGCGCGGCGCGGCAAGCGCATGGTCACCCATGGCGAGTTCGAGGACGCCAAGGACAAGGTCATGATGGGCGCCGAGCGCAAGTCCATGGCCATGTCCGAGGAAGAGAAGAAGCTGACCGCCTATCACGAGGCCGGTCACGCCATCGTCGGCCTCTACGTTCCGGCCGGCATTCCCGTCCACAAGGCGACGATCATCCCGCGCGGCCGTGCGCTCGGCATGGTCAAGTTCCTGCCGGAGGGCGACCGCTACTCGATGAAGTTCAAGGAGTTCACCTCGCAGCTCGCGGTCGCCATGGGCGGGCGCGTGGCGGAGGAGATCACCTTCGGCCGCGAGAACGTGACCTCCGGCGCGACCGGCGACATCCAGCAGGCGACCAAGATGGCCAAGGCCATGGTCACGCAGATGGGCTATTCGGCCGAGCTCGGCATGGTCGCCTATGGCGACAACCAGGAAGAGGTCTTCCTGGGCATGTCGATGGGCCGCAGCCAGTCGCTCTCCGAGGCGACCGCGCAGAAGATCGATGCCGAGGTCAAGCGCCTCGTCGACGAGGGCTATGCCGACGCCAAGAAGATCCTGACCGATCACCACGAGGAGTTCGTCGCGGTGGCCGAGGCCCTGCTCGAGTTCGAGACGCTGACCGGTGAGGAAATCCGCGACCTGATCGCGGGAAAACGCCCCTCGCGCGACCTCGACGACACGCCGCACGCCCCGCGCGGCTCGGCCGTGCCGAGCGCCGGCAAGGGCCGCAAGCGCGGCGAGCCGGATGCCGGCCTGGAGCCGCAGCCGCAGGGCTGA
- the ybgF gene encoding tol-pal system protein YbgF has product MLRSLLARHLSRPGLAALALSAALAGGIAPASAQDAADLLVRTTRLENQLRQMSGQIEQLQFENRRLSEQLRKFQEDVDFRLNEKGGGGRPNTAAPGPTGAPPAGAAPQRQRRSDAFDPTMQQGAAGAPQQLGGGGAIAGIIEDDYAAGPATGQPLDLQGVGRPVPQGGIPQDRPRGASVAAASGPQSAKEAYDLAFASLQRKEYEQAEMGFRQFLQSYPRDRQAVDATYWLGESYLQRQRYREAAEQFLKISQGSPKAAKAPDSLLKLGMSLNGLGAKEQACATYAKVGIDYPSASNSVRQGIARERRRSGCA; this is encoded by the coding sequence ATGCTTCGTTCTCTCCTAGCCCGCCATCTCTCCCGTCCGGGACTGGCCGCCCTGGCGCTCTCCGCCGCGCTGGCCGGCGGCATCGCGCCTGCTTCGGCGCAGGATGCGGCCGATCTGCTGGTCCGCACCACGCGGCTGGAGAACCAGTTGCGTCAGATGTCAGGCCAGATCGAGCAGCTCCAGTTCGAGAATCGACGGCTCTCCGAGCAGCTCCGCAAGTTCCAGGAGGATGTCGATTTCCGCCTGAACGAGAAGGGTGGCGGCGGGCGTCCGAATACGGCCGCGCCCGGTCCGACGGGCGCCCCGCCTGCAGGCGCAGCGCCGCAGCGGCAGCGCCGCAGCGATGCCTTCGACCCGACGATGCAGCAGGGCGCTGCCGGTGCTCCCCAGCAGCTCGGCGGTGGCGGCGCGATCGCCGGCATCATCGAGGATGACTATGCCGCTGGCCCGGCGACGGGGCAGCCGCTCGACCTGCAGGGCGTCGGGCGGCCGGTGCCGCAAGGCGGGATACCGCAGGACAGGCCGCGCGGCGCGAGCGTCGCCGCCGCGAGCGGCCCGCAGAGCGCCAAGGAGGCCTACGACCTCGCCTTCGCCTCGCTCCAGCGCAAGGAATACGAGCAGGCCGAGATGGGCTTCCGTCAGTTCCTGCAGAGCTATCCGCGCGACCGGCAGGCCGTCGATGCGACCTACTGGCTGGGCGAGAGCTATCTCCAGCGCCAGCGCTATCGCGAGGCGGCCGAGCAGTTCCTGAAGATTTCGCAAGGCTCGCCGAAGGCGGCCAAGGCGCCGGACAGCCTGCTCAAGCTCGGCATGTCCCTCAACGGGCTCGGCGCCAAGGAGCAGGCCTGCGCGACCTATGCCAAGGTCGGTATCGACTATCCCTCCGCCTCCAATTCCGTGCGCCAGGGCATTGCCCGCGAACGCCGCCGCTCCGGCTGCGCTTGA
- the glmM gene encoding phosphoglucosamine mutase, giving the protein MTRKYFGTDGIRGRANGVITPDLALKVGQATGIAFRRGEHRHRVVIGKDTRLSGYMIEYAMVAGFTSVGMDVMLLGPMPTPAVAMLTRSMRADLGVMISASHNAYEDNGIKLFGPDGYKLNDEVEREIEELIDGDLTPRLSGSPKLGRAKRIDSADARYVEFAKRTMPRNMSLEGLRIVLDCANGAGYKVAPQALWELGAEVIVIGDEPDGFNINRDIGSTHPATLVAKVRELRADVGIALDGDADRVLVVDEQGQIVDGDQLMAVIARSWLEDGRLSAPGIVATIMSNLGLERYLAGLGLTLARTAVGDRYVLEHMRNHGFNLGGEQSGHIILSDFGTTGDGLVAALQLLAVVKRMDRPVSEVCHCFEPLPQILKNVRYKKGRPLEEQPVVSAIEAAKQLLGESGRLVIRPSGTEPVIRVMAEGDDRDLVERAVDDVVEAVTKAAA; this is encoded by the coding sequence ATGACGCGCAAGTATTTTGGAACGGACGGCATTCGCGGGCGTGCGAACGGCGTCATCACGCCGGACCTAGCCCTGAAGGTCGGCCAGGCCACGGGCATCGCCTTCCGCCGCGGCGAGCATCGCCACCGGGTGGTGATCGGCAAGGATACCCGCCTTTCCGGCTACATGATCGAGTACGCCATGGTCGCAGGCTTCACCTCGGTCGGCATGGACGTCATGCTGCTCGGCCCGATGCCGACGCCGGCGGTCGCGATGCTGACGCGCTCGATGCGCGCCGATCTCGGCGTGATGATCTCGGCCTCGCACAACGCTTACGAGGATAACGGCATTAAGCTGTTCGGGCCGGACGGCTACAAGCTCAACGACGAGGTCGAGCGCGAGATCGAGGAACTGATCGATGGTGATCTGACGCCCCGCCTCTCCGGTTCGCCGAAGCTCGGCCGGGCCAAGCGCATCGACAGCGCCGATGCGCGCTATGTCGAGTTCGCCAAGCGCACCATGCCGCGCAACATGAGCCTGGAAGGCCTGCGCATCGTGCTCGATTGCGCCAACGGTGCCGGCTACAAGGTGGCGCCGCAGGCGCTCTGGGAGCTGGGCGCCGAGGTCATCGTCATCGGCGACGAGCCCGATGGATTCAACATCAACCGTGATATCGGCTCGACCCATCCGGCGACGCTGGTGGCGAAGGTCCGGGAATTGCGCGCCGATGTCGGTATCGCGCTCGACGGCGACGCCGACCGCGTGCTGGTCGTGGACGAGCAGGGGCAGATCGTCGATGGCGACCAGCTCATGGCGGTGATCGCGCGCTCCTGGCTGGAGGATGGCCGGCTTTCGGCGCCGGGCATCGTCGCGACCATCATGTCCAATCTCGGCCTGGAACGTTATCTCGCGGGGCTCGGCCTCACGCTGGCGCGGACCGCGGTCGGCGACCGCTATGTGCTGGAGCATATGCGCAACCATGGCTTCAACCTGGGCGGCGAGCAGTCCGGCCACATCATCCTCTCGGATTTCGGCACGACCGGCGACGGGCTCGTCGCGGCGCTGCAACTGCTTGCCGTGGTCAAGCGGATGGACAGGCCGGTTTCCGAGGTCTGCCACTGCTTCGAGCCGCTGCCGCAGATCCTCAAGAACGTCCGCTACAAGAAAGGGCGCCCGCTGGAGGAGCAGCCGGTGGTCAGCGCGATCGAGGCGGCAAAGCAGCTTCTCGGCGAGAGTGGCCGCCTGGTGATCCGCCCCTCCGGCACCGAGCCGGTGATCCGCGTGATGGCCGAAGGCGACGACCGCGACCTGGTCGAGCGCGCGGTCGACGATGTCGTCGAGGCGGTGACGAAGGCCGCGGCCTGA
- the ruvC gene encoding crossover junction endodeoxyribonuclease RuvC, which translates to MAPPIRILGIDPGLRKTGWGIVISEGSKLSFVACGCVESDGALPLGQRLRQLHEGLNKVLVTHRPHEAAVEETFINRDPQSALKLGQARGIALVVPALAGLDVAEYAANLVKKTVVGVGHADKKQVQAMIRVLLPKAETSSADAADALAVAICHAQHRGMKALVAQMRVAG; encoded by the coding sequence ATGGCTCCTCCGATTCGCATCCTCGGCATCGATCCCGGCCTCCGGAAAACCGGCTGGGGCATCGTGATTTCGGAAGGCAGCAAGCTCTCCTTCGTCGCCTGCGGCTGCGTCGAGAGCGACGGCGCCCTGCCGCTCGGCCAGCGCCTTCGGCAATTGCATGAGGGCCTCAACAAGGTTCTTGTCACGCATCGCCCGCACGAGGCCGCCGTCGAGGAGACCTTCATCAACCGCGACCCGCAATCGGCGCTGAAGCTCGGCCAGGCCCGCGGCATCGCGCTGGTCGTGCCGGCGCTCGCCGGGCTCGATGTCGCGGAATATGCCGCCAACCTCGTCAAGAAGACCGTGGTCGGCGTCGGCCATGCCGACAAGAAGCAGGTCCAGGCGATGATCCGGGTGCTGCTGCCAAAGGCCGAGACCTCCTCGGCCGACGCGGCGGATGCGCTCGCCGTCGCGATCTGCCATGCCCAGCATCGCGGCATGAAGGCGCTGGTCGCGCAGATGCGCGTGGCAGGATGA
- the tilS gene encoding tRNA lysidine(34) synthetase TilS: MSAAPIATHSAPVSPAEAGVAFERLSGETALLVAVSGGPDSLALLALLAGWAQMPGRPALHAATVDHGLRPESAGEAAAVAALCARLGVGHATLRWEGMKPTSAVQAEARRARYALLANEARRLGGATLVTAHTLDDQAETMLMRLAHGSGPSGLAGMRARSEVNGVPLARPLLGFPKARLVAMAEARGLPFVRDPSNSDPRFERVRWREVMPALAEQGLTAERFGRLAERMARLDEAAAQRAREVLAKVILPHAATDKGLRLCFSTLVSEPEEIALRVLVLAFDGVVPGGEGQGRLERLEACGAALIAAARAGSALRRTLSGCMLSLGRDGVLTLQPEPPRRRGVHPSAS, encoded by the coding sequence TTGAGCGCGGCCCCGATCGCAACGCATTCCGCGCCGGTCTCGCCCGCCGAGGCCGGCGTTGCTTTTGAAAGGCTGTCGGGGGAGACGGCCCTGCTCGTCGCCGTTTCCGGCGGGCCGGATTCGCTGGCGCTGCTGGCGTTGCTGGCCGGATGGGCACAGATGCCCGGCCGGCCGGCTCTCCATGCCGCGACCGTCGATCACGGCTTGCGCCCGGAATCGGCCGGGGAGGCCGCTGCCGTGGCAGCTCTCTGCGCAAGGCTCGGCGTCGGCCATGCGACCTTGCGTTGGGAGGGGATGAAACCGACCAGCGCCGTTCAGGCTGAAGCACGGCGCGCCCGCTATGCCCTGCTGGCCAACGAGGCGAGGCGGCTCGGCGGCGCGACGCTGGTCACGGCCCATACCCTGGACGACCAGGCCGAGACCATGCTGATGCGGCTTGCCCATGGCTCAGGCCCATCCGGACTTGCGGGCATGAGGGCGCGGAGCGAGGTCAACGGGGTTCCGCTGGCCCGGCCGCTGCTCGGCTTCCCCAAAGCGCGGCTGGTTGCGATGGCCGAGGCGCGCGGACTGCCCTTCGTGCGTGACCCCAGCAACAGCGATCCCCGCTTCGAGCGCGTGCGCTGGCGCGAGGTCATGCCGGCCCTGGCGGAGCAGGGGCTGACGGCGGAGCGGTTCGGCCGTTTGGCGGAGCGGATGGCGCGGCTCGACGAGGCTGCCGCGCAACGGGCTCGCGAGGTGCTGGCGAAGGTGATACTGCCGCATGCCGCGACGGATAAGGGCTTGCGCCTGTGCTTCTCCACGCTGGTGTCGGAGCCGGAGGAGATTGCGTTGCGGGTTCTTGTGCTGGCCTTCGATGGCGTCGTGCCGGGTGGCGAGGGACAGGGCCGCCTGGAGCGGCTGGAGGCTTGCGGCGCGGCCCTGATCGCGGCGGCACGAGCCGGTTCGGCCCTGCGGCGGACCTTGTCGGGCTGCATGCTCTCGCTCGGCCGCGATGGCGTGCTGACGCTGCAACCGGAGCCGCCGCGCAGACGCGGCGTTCACCCTTCGGCGTCATAG
- a CDS encoding TIGR00282 family metallophosphoesterase: protein MRLLFLGDIVGRPGRIAVQERLPALREAWKLDCVVINGENSAGGFGITEAICDEILAAGADVVTLGNHSWDQREALVFINRQDRLIRPANYPPGTPGRGAAVIEARNGARVLVVNVMGRLFMDALDDPFAAVERELSACPLGEVADAVIVDVHAEATSEKQAMGYFLDGRASLVVGTHTHAPTSDTRILPAGTAYQSDAGMCGDYDSVLGMQKDEPVRRFLQKVPGARLEPATGEGTLSGVAVDIDDATGLAKAVWAVRVGPHLSQAVPEAWIS from the coding sequence ATGCGTCTTCTCTTCCTCGGCGATATCGTCGGCCGCCCCGGCCGGATTGCGGTTCAGGAGCGGCTCCCTGCCTTGCGCGAGGCCTGGAAGCTCGACTGCGTCGTCATCAACGGCGAGAACTCCGCCGGCGGCTTCGGCATCACCGAGGCGATCTGCGACGAGATCCTCGCCGCCGGCGCCGATGTCGTGACGCTCGGCAACCATTCCTGGGACCAGCGCGAGGCCCTCGTCTTCATCAACAGGCAGGACCGGCTGATCCGCCCGGCCAATTACCCGCCCGGCACGCCCGGCCGCGGCGCCGCCGTGATCGAGGCGCGCAATGGCGCCCGCGTCCTCGTCGTCAACGTCATGGGCCGGCTGTTCATGGATGCGCTCGACGATCCCTTCGCGGCGGTCGAGCGCGAGCTCTCGGCCTGCCCGCTCGGCGAAGTCGCGGACGCCGTCATCGTCGACGTCCATGCCGAGGCGACCAGCGAGAAGCAGGCCATGGGCTATTTCCTGGACGGCCGCGCCAGCCTCGTCGTTGGCACCCACACCCATGCACCGACCTCCGACACCCGCATCCTGCCCGCCGGCACGGCCTACCAGTCCGACGCAGGCATGTGCGGCGACTACGATTCCGTGCTCGGCATGCAGAAGGACGAGCCGGTGCGCCGCTTCCTGCAGAAGGTGCCTGGCGCCCGCCTCGAGCCGGCGACCGGCGAAGGCACGCTCTCCGGCGTCGCGGTCGATATCGACGATGCGACCGGCCTGGCCAAAGCGGTCTGGGCGGTGCGCGTCGGCCCGCATCTCAGCCAGGCCGTGCCGGAAGCCTGGATTTCCTGA